One genomic segment of Mytilus trossulus isolate FHL-02 chromosome 4, PNRI_Mtr1.1.1.hap1, whole genome shotgun sequence includes these proteins:
- the LOC134714901 gene encoding ceramide kinase-like, protein MNFSVTISYNASTLTIEEEYIAINEQDTQRQILYENILRLENGSGGRRTSRLYYIQDYPFPDYRLTKEYVDIGADEETHIQLQKSLSEKIKIATARPRKLSVFVNPIGGQRRGKQICDHVVVPIFTLAGIEVDVTVSERSGHGKEFAETYDFKSVDGLVILGGDGTISEIFNSLMRKTQSDAGVYLNDHNTTLQKMELPIGIIPAGTGNGLVSILHGCKDVMTSTLHIVKGRKKCCNVTGSYNDGDLIGYGVFIAAYGLFVDLADDVHRFRWLKIFRIIAVPFYYMFLKKLREINVDITYESLDGILHHSKEDNIDCQGKQKKRLINLLALSYDLDFEDYHKDKQPEKKDQFDLLDYTPCSRFDLMKHFYNLLHLTKEHLDSVNFISHNKVKAFNLEVTDDKNPSEQEQNLRYNIDGEIYNIKTPNLYVKLHPRCYNVYSSYTGPLRWS, encoded by the exons ATGAATTTTAGTGTCACCATTTCTTACAATGCGTCGACTTTAACAATTGAGGAGGAATACATTGCAATTAATGAGCAGGACACACAAA GACAAATCCTCTACGAAAACATCTTAAGACTAGAGAATGGTAGTGGTGGCAGGAGAACATCAAGACTTTATTACATACAGGATTATCCATTCCCTGATTATAGATTAACCAAAGAATATGTCGACATTGGTGCAGATGAGGAAACACATATACAGCTTCAAAAAAGTCTatcagaaaaaattaaaatag cAACTGCGAGGCCAAGGAAACTATCAGTGTTTGTCAACCCTATTGGCGGACAAAGAAGAGGTAAACAGATATGTGATCACGTAGTTGTGCCGATTTTTACACTAGCAGGGATAGAGGTAGATGTTACAG TGTCTGAGAGGTCTGGGCACGGAAAAGAATTTGCAGAAACATACGATTTTAAATCAGTCGATGG GTTGGTCATACTTGGCGGAGATGGTACTATATCAGAAATATTCAATAGTTTGATGAGGAAAACCCAGAGCGATGCTGGTGTTTATTTAAATGACCACAACACCACATTACAAAAGATGGAATTGCCTATTGGCATCATACCAGCag gcACAGGTAACGGTTTAGTTAGCATCCTTCATGGATGTAAAGATGTAATGACATCTACATTACATATTGTCAAAG gGAGAAAAAAATGCTGTAATGTTACTGGTAGTTATAACGACGGAGATCTAATTGGTTATGGGGTATTCATAGCTGCATATGGATTATTTGTGGACTTGGCTGATGACGTACACAGGTTTCGTTGGCTTAAAATATTTAGGATCATAG CCGTTCCTTTTTACTACATGTTTCTGAAGAAACTGAGGGAGATCAATGTAGACATCACATATGAATCTTT AGATGGAATACTACATCATTCAAAGGAAGACAATATTGACTGTCAAG gtaaacaaaagaaacgttTAATTAATCTATTGGCATTGAGCTATGATCTAGACTTTGAAGACTACCATAAAGATAAACAGCCGGAGAAGAAAGATCAATTTGATTTACTTGACTATACACCATGTTCACGATTTGATTTGATGAAGCATTTTTATAATCTGCTACATTTGACCAAAGAACAT CTCGACAGCGTTAATTTTATTTCCCACAACAAGGTCAAAGCCTTTAACCTTGAAGTCACAGATGACAAGAATCCATCTGAACAAGAACAAAATCTGAGATACAATATTGATGGTgaaatttataacataaaaacaccAAACCTTTACGTGAA GTTACATCCTAGATGTTATAATGTCTACAGCTCGTACACAGGACCACTGCGATGGTCGTAA